DNA sequence from the Pseudoduganella plicata genome:
CCGTCCAGGTCTGCTGACCTGCACGGGCAATGGCGAAACCACCCGCGGCACGTGGTCGACCCACATGAGCCTGGTTGGGCTGTCGTACAACTACAAGTTTTAACTGACGTATCGGGTCGGATCCATCGGATCCGGCCCCGGCCGTCGGCAGGACCGACGACATGAAAAAAGCCGGCGCCCCGTAAGGAGCGCCGGCTTTTTGTATTGCAGGCAGCAATGACCGGCGCTGGCGCCGGTCACCGTGCCTTCCGTGCCTTAACGGCCCGTGGTACCGCCCGCCGGCGTCGAAGCGCCGTCGGCCGTGCCCGCGGTGCCCGTGCCGGACGCGGTGCCAGTGCCCGACGTGGTGCCGGCAGCGCCGCTCGTTGCGCCGGTGCCGGTTGCACCCATATCGCCCGTTGCGCCCGTCGTGCCGCCGGCCGTGCCGGCTGCGCCGCCCGTGGCGCCCGCGTCGGTGGCACCCGTGCCGCCGGTGGTGCCGGCAGCGCCGGTACCGGACGTGCCCGCTGCGCCCGTCGCGCCCGTGTCAGGGGTAGTGCCCGTTGCGCCGGACGTGCCGTCGCTGGTGACTGCAGGCGAGCCCGTGTCGGTCGGAGCCTGGTCGGCATTGCGGTCCTTGCAGGCGCCCAGCAGTGCGGCGGACAGAGCTGCGGTGACGATCATCGCGGTGGTTTTGCTCAAGGTTTTCATGTCGACTCCTTTTTCCAAGTGGTGGGATGGACGATGCTTCTATCGCCGGCACCGCGGAATGCGATGCCGATCGACTCTTCATAGCCGCCCCGGCTGCACGGCCCGGAGCCGTGACAAAGGGAACGGCTAACAATGCTGGCGGCGGCGCCTTGACGACACCTGCCTCCACTCATCTTTCTACTGCGCGGCACATCGCTTCCACTGCCGCTGTGGCAAACAACCCGATACTATGTACTGCGCGAGGACTTATCCGTTCGCTTCCGCACATCCAGCGGATTTTTTCGAGAGGAGCCCCCTTTGCAGCGCACGCTAGCCTGGGGCGAGGGTGCGAAGCAGCCCCGGCACTTCTGCCGAGATCTCGCGCGCCAGGTAGCCCAGCACGCCGTACTTGATCGACAGCTGTTCGCCTGCGGACGCGTGCAGTGCCACGCCCCAGGCCGCCGCCTGCGCGAGCGTGGCGCCGCGCGCGGCCAGCCCGGCGATGATGCCGGCCAGCGCGTCGCCGGAGCCGGAAATGGCCAGGCCGATATTGCCGCCTTCGTGCCGCCAGCGTTGCCCGTCGGGGGCCGCGATAACGGTGGTGGCCCCCTTCAGTGCGACGACGGCGTTCCAGCGGCGGGCCGCCTCTGTCGCGGCGGCCAGCGGATCGGCCGCCAGTGCTTCCTTGTCCTCGCCGGTCAGGTGCGACAGTTCGCCCGCATGGGGCGTCAGCAGCACCGGCTCGGCAAAGCGGAAGTGCGCCATGTCCTTCGGCTCTTCCAGCAGGTGCGGTTCGCCGGCCATGCGCACGGCGCCCATTGCCGCCGCGTCCAGGATCAGGGCCGTGCCGGCAAAGCGGGGCAGCAGCGCATGCACCAGTTCGGCCGTCGCGCCTTCGTCCTGCATGCCCGGCCCGACCAGCATCGCGCCGATCTTGCCGGCCAGCTCGCCCAGCTTGCGCGCGGCCTCGAGCGTGAAGCCGCCGTTGGCCGTTTCGGCCAGGCCGATGACCCTCGCTTCAGGGATGGCCATGGCGACCAGCGGGGCAACGCTGGCGGCCGTGGCGATCGTCAGCTTGCCGGCGCCGGCGCGCAGCGCGGCCGTCGCGGCCAGCATCACGGCACCCGGCATTTCGCGGGCGCCGCCGACGATCAGTACATGACCGCGCACTTCCTTGTCGCCATCGAACGACGGTTGGGGCAGGGGCCAGTCGCGCAGCGTGCGCGCCGTGATATCGGTCGTGCCGGCTGCTTCGGTCGCATTGCTCATAGGGTTCCTCAGGCTTTGGGGGCCGCCGGCTGGTCCTTGCCGGCGGTGACGGGTACGCCCGTCTCGGTCAGTGGCGCAACGAAGTTCGCCATCTGCAGCACGAGCTTGCCGTTCTTGCCCGCGTTCGGGTCGAAGGCATAAGCGGTCACGCCGCAGTTGGGTACGTCGCCGGCGCGGTCGATGTCGAGGATGCCGCGCTCGTCCAGCCGTTCCAGCAGGTAACGCAGGCAGTTGACGATGACCTGGTGGCCGACGATCAGCACCCGCTCGCCACGGTATTCGCGGGTAATGGTGTCGAGCACGCTGCGCAGGCGCAGGATCACGTCGCACCAGCTTTCGCCGCCCGGCGGGCGGAAATAGAACTTGCCGACGTGGCGGCGCTGTTCGTGCAATTCGGGGTATTTATCGGCAATGCCGAGCGGCGTCAGGCGGTCGACGATGCCGAACTCCTTTTCGCGCAGGCGCTCGTCGGCGACGACCGTCAGCAGGTCGTCGCGGCCGAGCTTGTCCACGACGGCCATGGCCGTCTCGCGGGCACGCAGGTAGGGCGAGTGCAGTACGACATTCGGGCGCGCCTCCGGTGGCATCGCGCAGAACCAGTCGGCCAAGGCCTCGGCCTGGCGTTCGCCCAGGGCGGACAGTGGCACGTCCACGTCGCGCTCGGCAATATCGATGAGAAACTGGGACGCGGCTTCGGCCGCTTCACGCGCCACGTTGCCGGCACTCTGGCCGTGACGCACGACCCAGATCTGTTGGGGCCATTTCTGTTCCATCGCTGTCCGTCTCTGTGATTCGGTGCTCGAATACTAGACGATTCGGCAAAACCGTGGCGCCCGGGCGGAACCGTGTCCGCTTATGCCAGAGCCTCAGGCGGCTTTTTCTTCCGCATCGGCATCCGGCTCGGCGTCGCCATTGAACACGGCAACGTCCGTCTCGCCCAGCACGCGGCTGGTGACGGTACCGGCCGTGATGGAGCCGGACACGTTCAGTGCCGTGCGGCCCATGTCGATCAGCGGCTCGATGGAGATCAGGAGGCCGGCCAGCGCGACGGGCAGGTTCATCGACGACAGCACGATCAGCGCGGCAAACGTGGCGCCGCCGCCCACGCCGGCCACGCCGACGGACCCGATCATGATGATCGCCAGCAGCGGGGCCAGGAAGCTGGCCGTGAACGGGTCGATGCCGACGGTGGGCGCGATCATCACGGCCAGCATGGCGGGATAGATGCCGGCGCAGCCGTTCTGGCCGATGGTGGCGCCGAACGACGCGGCGAAATTGGCGATGCCCTCGGGCGTGCCGAGGCGCTGCGTCTGCGTCTGCACGTTCATCGGAATGGCGCCGGCGCTGCTGCGCGACGTGAAGGCGAACGTCAGCACCGGCAGGATCTTGCGGGCAAAGCGCAACGGGTTCAGACCCGTGCCGGCCACAATGGCCAGGTGCACGCCGAACATCAGCAGCAGCGCGCTGTACGACGCGACCACGAAGCTGAGCAGGTTGACGATGTCGGCATAGCTGGAAGTGGCCACCACCTCGGCCATCAGCGCGAACACGCCGTACGGCGTCAGGCGCAGTACCAGCGTGACGATGCGCATCACGATGGCGTGGGCCACCTTGACGAAATGGTCGAACGAGGTGAACAGCTCGGGCTTCTTGTCGGCAATGCCGTGGGCGGCAATCCCGATGAAGACCGAGAAGATGACGACGGCAATCGTCGACGTCTTGCGCGCGCCCGTCATGTCCTGGAACGGGTTGGCGGGCAGGAACGACAGGATCATGTTCGGCAGCGACAGCGCCTGCGCGTCGGCAAGCTTGCCCTGCAGGTAGACGCCGCGCGCCACCTCGGCCTCGGTGGCCGTCAGTCCCACAGCCGTCAGTCCGAACAGCTTGGCCATCAGGATGCCGATGGCGGCCGCCACGAGCGTCGTCAGCATCAGTGTGCCGATCGTCAGCGCGCTGATCTTGCCCAGCGAACTGGCGTTGCGCAGCTTCAGGATGGCGCCGACGATCGATACCATGATCAGCGGCATGACGATCATCTGCAGCAGCTTGACGTAGCCGCTGCCGACGATGTCCAGGTAGTCGCCGGTCGTCCTGACGACATCGCTGCCGGCGCCATACATGGCTTGCAGTGCGGCGCCCAGCACGACACCGAGGCCCAGCGCCGTGAAGACGCGCACCGTGAAGGTGGCGTGCTGGCGCTGCTGGCGGTAGAGGAAGCCCAGCAGGACGAGGGCGGCGGCAAGGTTCAGGACGACGGAAAGGGTGGCGGTCATGGCTGGAGGGAAGTTGTTTGCCCGACAGATTTTATCGGAATTGCCAGGACTGTACCGGAAGCCGTGCGACTTGCTGAGCAGAACTCTGCGAATATTCACGCATATCGATATGCGCCGGCGTCCCGTCGGCCCGTAGTCAGTCTATTAAACCGAAGGATTGCATGAAAGCGTTGCTCAAGTTGTTTGGTGTTGGCTACATCGCCATTTCGCTGCTGTTCTGGGTCTGCGGCATCGCCCTGCTGGGCATGGCCGGCATGGAGATCTGGGGAGCGCTGACGCCGGCCGTCAAGGAGGGGGAGCAGCCACGTTTCGTGGCCATCCTCGAGTGCATCGGTCTCCTCACGATCGCCGTGGCCGCGTTCGAGCTGGGCCAGACCGTGCTGGAGGAAGAAGTGCAGCGCGAGGCCAGCATCAGCACGCCCACGCGGGTGCGCCGCTTCCTGTCGCGTTTTCTCATCGTCGTTATCGTCTCGCTGTCGATCGAGTGCCTCGTCTCGGCATTCCAGTCGTTGCATGGTCATCCGGAGTTGCTGCCGCATGCCGGCGTGATCGGTGCCTGCGCGGCAGTCTTGCTGCTGGCATGGGGTGGGTTCGTACGCCTGAATATCGAGGCCGAGCGCCTTGAGCCGCTGGCCATGGAAAACGCCCAGGCTGAAGATGAGAAGATTGCCACATAGATTTCCCTGTGGCAATATCGGCTTCACATATCCGGCGCCAGGTCACGATGTTCCGTGATGCGCTGTAGCGTCAAGGCAACACTTGCGCCGCCCGTCTCCCATAGCTGCACGCTGAAATCGCCCAACTTTCAGCGTGCAACTGCTATTTCCTCATGGTAAATTGTTGTACGGAAATAGATTTGGGGCAAGACATGACGGTCAAGATCAAGGGTGCATATGTGTTCGGCGGCATGCTGGACGACGAACAAGTGGGCACCGAAGGCGGCGATATCTTTCTCGGCGGCTTCGGTGTGAACGGCGACGACGGCAACGATCGCGTTCTGGCTGGCGGCGGCGACGATGTGATTTTCGGCTCCGACGGCGCCGACACGCTGGACGGCGGCACCGGCATCGACCTGGTCGATTATTCCGGCGCGCCGGGGGCGGTCACCGCCAACCTGGCGACCGGCCGGGCAACCGATGGCGCAACGGTCGAGGCACTGGTCGACACGCTGATCGGCATCGAAAACCTGAGCGGTTCCCTATACGGCGACTTGCTGACGGGCGACGCCGGCTTCAACATCATCGCCGGCAACGGCGGCAACGACACCATCGACGGCGGTGCCGGTTTCGATACGGCGACCTATATGGGCGCGGCCGGGTCCGTCACCGTCAACCTGGCGCCGGGCACGGCTTCCGGGGCGGACGGTGCCGATACCCTGCGCAATATCGAAGGCGTGCAGGGCTCCGCGTTCGGCGACGTGCTGACGGGCGACGCCAACGCCAACCTGCTGGACGGCCAGGCCGGTAACGACACGCTGCGCGGCGGCGCCGGCAATGACACGCTGTCCGGTGGCAGCGGCGACGACACGGCCGTATTCAGCGGCAAGCTGTCCGACTACACGATCGCCACGGCTGCCGACGGCCGCGTGACCGTCACGGACCTGCGCGCCGGCCAGGACGGCACCGACCTGCTGCACGGCATCAGCCATCTGCAGTTCTCCGACCAGATCCTGAACCTGACGCTGGTGGACCGGGCGGTCGCCTCGACGGGCACCGCTACCCCCGGCGCCACGGTTGCCAGCCTGCTGGACGGCTCTTACGTCGTGACCTATACGGCAACGGACGGCGGCGGCGATGGCATCTGGTTCCGCAAATTCAGCGCGGCCGGCGTCGCTGCCGACAGCGCGGCGACCGTCATCAATACGGCCACGGCCGGCGACCAGCGTGCCCCCGCAGTGACGGGCCTGTACGATGGCGGCTGGGCTGCGGTCTACCAGAGCCAGGGTGCATCCGGATGGGACATCGTGCTGCAGCGCTTCAACGCCGATGGCAGCCGAAACGGCACCGAGCAGGTCCTTGGCAGCACGAGCGACCAGATCCAGCCGACGCTCGCGTCGACGCCGGACCAGGGCTTCGTGGTGGCCTGGCAGACCAGATCTGCCGATGGCACGTTCGATGTCCAGGCACAGAAATTCGATTTCGACGGTGCGCCAATGGGTGCGCCGTTCGTCGTCAACACGGGCACGGCGGGCGACCAGACGGGCGTGGCCGTGGCCGAACAGGACAACGGCTACCTGCTGGCATGGCAGTCCGACAACGGCACCAGCCACGGTGTCGTCGTCAGGCAGTTCCGTTGGGATGGCGAAGCGGCGGGCGGCGAAGTGCGGCTGGCCACGACGGGCAGCGTCGCCGGCGTCGCGGCCGGTACGCTGTACGGCCAGGGCGGCGAAAAAGTGGCCGGCAACGTGGTGAGCTGGATCCAGGGCGACGGCAACGCGGCAACCGCCGACGATGCGGTGATGGTGCAGCGCTTCGGCGCGGACGGCGCAGCCGTCGGCGGCCCGATTACCGTGGCGGCAGCCGCTAACGGACAGAACCAGAAGGTGACGGGCCTTGCCGACGGCAGTTTCCTTGTCACGTGGGATAACCTGGGCAGCGACGGCACGTCCGCCATCATGGCCCGCCATTACACGGTTTCCGGGACGCCTGCCGGTGCCGCGTTCCAGGTCAGCCAGAGCGCAGTGCAGGGCCGCGCCACCCTGGCCGGCGTGGCCGAGACAGCCGGCGGCCATGTCACGGTCGACTGGACCGTGAAGGCGACGGACGGGACGAACAAGGTGTACCAGCAGGTGATCGGCTATGACGGCGGCGCGGAATACGCAGCGCCCGCCAGTTCGGGCCAGGCGCCCGCGGTGCCGACGTTTGCCATCGCACCGGCCACGTCGGGCACCTCGCCGACCGGCGGCAAGGGCGGCACGGGCAGCGACGGCATGGACGTGGTCGTCAGCGGCAAGGCCGATGCCGGCGCGCTGATCACGCTGTACGAGGATGGGGTGGCCGTGGACACGGTGGCGGCCGACGGCAACGGCCTGTGGTCCACCAATGTGGCAGGCGTCGATGCGGGCAAGCATGCATTCACGGCAACGGCAATGGACGCGCTGGGCCAGACCAGCGCGGCCAGCCAGGCGGTGTATTTCACCGTGGCCGAGGCGGCACCGGCTCCAGCGCCTTCGCCGGCACCTGCACCTGCGCCGGCACCTGCGCCGG
Encoded proteins:
- a CDS encoding NAD(P)H-hydrate dehydratase — translated: MSNATEAAGTTDITARTLRDWPLPQPSFDGDKEVRGHVLIVGGAREMPGAVMLAATAALRAGAGKLTIATAASVAPLVAMAIPEARVIGLAETANGGFTLEAARKLGELAGKIGAMLVGPGMQDEGATAELVHALLPRFAGTALILDAAAMGAVRMAGEPHLLEEPKDMAHFRFAEPVLLTPHAGELSHLTGEDKEALAADPLAAATEAARRWNAVVALKGATTVIAAPDGQRWRHEGGNIGLAISGSGDALAGIIAGLAARGATLAQAAAWGVALHASAGEQLSIKYGVLGYLAREISAEVPGLLRTLAPG
- a CDS encoding histidine phosphatase family protein; the protein is MEQKWPQQIWVVRHGQSAGNVAREAAEAASQFLIDIAERDVDVPLSALGERQAEALADWFCAMPPEARPNVVLHSPYLRARETAMAVVDKLGRDDLLTVVADERLREKEFGIVDRLTPLGIADKYPELHEQRRHVGKFYFRPPGGESWCDVILRLRSVLDTITREYRGERVLIVGHQVIVNCLRYLLERLDERGILDIDRAGDVPNCGVTAYAFDPNAGKNGKLVLQMANFVAPLTETGVPVTAGKDQPAAPKA
- a CDS encoding L-cystine transporter, which produces MTATLSVVLNLAAALVLLGFLYRQQRQHATFTVRVFTALGLGVVLGAALQAMYGAGSDVVRTTGDYLDIVGSGYVKLLQMIVMPLIMVSIVGAILKLRNASSLGKISALTIGTLMLTTLVAAAIGILMAKLFGLTAVGLTATEAEVARGVYLQGKLADAQALSLPNMILSFLPANPFQDMTGARKTSTIAVVIFSVFIGIAAHGIADKKPELFTSFDHFVKVAHAIVMRIVTLVLRLTPYGVFALMAEVVATSSYADIVNLLSFVVASYSALLLMFGVHLAIVAGTGLNPLRFARKILPVLTFAFTSRSSAGAIPMNVQTQTQRLGTPEGIANFAASFGATIGQNGCAGIYPAMLAVMIAPTVGIDPFTASFLAPLLAIIMIGSVGVAGVGGGATFAALIVLSSMNLPVALAGLLISIEPLIDMGRTALNVSGSITAGTVTSRVLGETDVAVFNGDAEPDADAEEKAA
- a CDS encoding DUF4214 domain-containing protein, translating into MTVKIKGAYVFGGMLDDEQVGTEGGDIFLGGFGVNGDDGNDRVLAGGGDDVIFGSDGADTLDGGTGIDLVDYSGAPGAVTANLATGRATDGATVEALVDTLIGIENLSGSLYGDLLTGDAGFNIIAGNGGNDTIDGGAGFDTATYMGAAGSVTVNLAPGTASGADGADTLRNIEGVQGSAFGDVLTGDANANLLDGQAGNDTLRGGAGNDTLSGGSGDDTAVFSGKLSDYTIATAADGRVTVTDLRAGQDGTDLLHGISHLQFSDQILNLTLVDRAVASTGTATPGATVASLLDGSYVVTYTATDGGGDGIWFRKFSAAGVAADSAATVINTATAGDQRAPAVTGLYDGGWAAVYQSQGASGWDIVLQRFNADGSRNGTEQVLGSTSDQIQPTLASTPDQGFVVAWQTRSADGTFDVQAQKFDFDGAPMGAPFVVNTGTAGDQTGVAVAEQDNGYLLAWQSDNGTSHGVVVRQFRWDGEAAGGEVRLATTGSVAGVAAGTLYGQGGEKVAGNVVSWIQGDGNAATADDAVMVQRFGADGAAVGGPITVAAAANGQNQKVTGLADGSFLVTWDNLGSDGTSAIMARHYTVSGTPAGAAFQVSQSAVQGRATLAGVAETAGGHVTVDWTVKATDGTNKVYQQVIGYDGGAEYAAPASSGQAPAVPTFAIAPATSGTSPTGGKGGTGSDGMDVVVSGKADAGALITLYEDGVAVDTVAADGNGLWSTNVAGVDAGKHAFTATAMDALGQTSAASQAVYFTVAEAAPAPAPSPAPAPAPAPAPAPAPAPAPTPAGPSSGGVDTRPEKPAVAGTKGNDHVKLSTKEATSFDGGDGQDTAVVETSRAAFTLKKVGDKWEAKDVASGTVNELENVERVAFDDVTVALDTDGVPGQAFRLYQAAFDRKPDHGGLGFWIGAMDKGASMFTVAHEFIKSPEFATLVGSEEPTDEAFVGALYKNVLHRDPDGEGYKWWVEKLHGGAAREDVLIGFSESAENVETVSGSIEDGIEYTPYPASEPAAMTVAGGAPASMGSGNGGGAARPEKHPAAGTKGNDHVKLSAKEPTLLDGGDGQDTAVVETSRAAWALKKVGDKWEARDVASGTVSELENVERIEFDDVTVALDTDGPPGQAFRLYKAAFDRKPDHGGLGFWIGAMDKGASMFTVAHEFIKSPEFATLVGSDAPTDEAFVGALYKNVLHRDPDGEGYKWWVEKLHGGAAREDVLIGFSESAENVETVSGSIEEGIEYTPYPASEPVAPTEPVAPSEPVTPSEPVTPSEPVDATVAGGAPASMGSDNGGGAARPEKHLVAGTKGNDHVKLSAKEPTSVDGGDGQDTAVVETSRAAFTLKKVGDKWEARDVASGTVNELENVERVAFDDVTVALDTDGPPGQAFRLYKAAFDRTPDHGGLGFWIGAMDKGASMFTVAHEFIESPEFATLVGSEAPSDEVFVGALYKNVLHRDADGEGYKWWVEKLHGGAAREDVLIGFAESAENQATVVGSIESGIEYIPYA